TTAAAGTTGCAAGAAACCCACCGTGCACATGGTGCGGAGGCCCCTCGACCTTCTTGCCGGGATGAAAGCGAAACCAGAAGGTCTCATGCTTTTCATCATAGTATTGTTCGAGCTTCCTATCAAGAGAGAGAAGCAGCCGCGAAGGCGCAAACGGTAACGTGATGGCATCGGCAGGAATCTGCATATTGACATTTCAATCAATCTCCATGCCCGGTCCAGCCTATTCCGCCTGCTCGCGAAGCACAGACGCTACCAACGCCCATACGACTGTGCGCATCAACATCGCTCCGATACTTTTGACGGCTACAGTTCCATCCGTAAAGTAGATGAATACGAGAGCAAGCAAAACAACAGCGTGGGCAAGTGCAATAATGCCGGCGGGCCACGAAATCTTGAATCGCTTCCAGAGCCGAGCAAAGACGGATGAGAAACGAAACAGTACGGCGAGCAGGAAGGTCAAACCCGCGAAAGCGGCTACCACATTATAGGTAACCAACCAGCGTAGTACGATCTGCTCCGGCTGACTGGCGCCTGTCAGAACGGCCGTCCCCTCGAAGATTGTGGCAACGGAAATTAGAAGAGCCACGGCGACCACCACCCATCGGCTCCACTTTTGCAACGTATATGATTTCATGATGTTTTTCCTTATTAAGAGGTTTATCAGAAGCCAGACATGCGCTCCCGGGAACCGTCCTGCTCCTTTCTCGCCGACCTTCTATTCTTCGTTTTTTCTTGCCCGCCATTAAAATGTTGTCGAAAGATCGTTTATGGCCTAATATTTAGGTACCTAATCTTTTCTGTCAACAGGAAAACCATATGATGAAAGCGCCGTTGTTACTGCCGGGCGACCTGCTCATGAACCGCATCACCGGGAACGTTCTTATCGCGGGGCATGAGATATCGCCCGACACGATCGAACTGATGTTTCGAACGGCGTCGTTCACCGGACTTTTCTCTGCATATCTGGAGCGTCATTTTCAGCGTTACGGTCTCTCGCAGCCGGGCTTCATGCTACTGTTGCTTTTACATACGCAATCCGAGGAAACATGGACGGCCGCACGCCTCGCCGACACGCTCGGGGTTCGTGCGCCGACGATGACGGGCATCCTCGATACTTTACAGAAGCAGGGATTCATAGAGCGACAGCCCTCGCAGCACGATCGGCGAAAAAACAGCATCGTGCTCACATCGACGGGAAGAAAAAAGCTGAAGCGCATTCTGCCCGATCATTTTCGCCGTATTCAGGCCGCCTTCGGACGCCTTGCCACTCCGGAATTCAGGGAAAGCTGTCAGGCCGTCTTTTTGCAGCTCGAAGCGGCGGCGACCGAGCTTGCAGGGAATAACTGATATGCGCTCGCTGTTGACCTTCTTCCTGCAACGTCCGATGGTTGTGACGATCAGCATGCTGGCGCTACTGCTCATCGGTTTTCAATCGCTCGTCACATCACGTAAAGAGGGCTTTCCCGAGATCTCGCTCAATCGCATCGTCGTTCGCACGCTGTATCCTGGAGCCTCGGCCCGCGATGTAGAATCCGAGGTGACGGATTTGATCGAAGAAGAGCTTCAGGAGGTTGAAGGGATTAAAGAAATCCTTTCTTATTCAGAAGAGAACATATCGCGTATCGAGGTTAGAGGGAAAGAAGAACTGAAGCCCGAGCAATTCCGGCGGCTTTACTCCGACGTGGAGAATGCCATCGGTCGTATTGATGATCTTCCGGACGGTATTCGCGGACGTCCGGCGATCGATGATGTTACGACGGCCGATATTCCGATCCTTGAAATCGCCTACTCTGGTTCGCCCGACGCTCTTACCGTTTATCTTGAAGGCCTGGAACGCAGGCTGCGACGCATTCCCGGCGTTTCGGGCATTGATATCGCGGGCCTGCCCGATGAAGAGATCCATGTCTTGATCGATGCAGCGCTTGCCCGAAAACACCATGTCGATCTGCGCATGATATCGAAGGCGCTTGCTCAGCGTAACATTACCGGATCGGGAGGCATCCTCTACAATCCCGACGAAGAGCAGAAGATCACCATTTCGCAGGGGTTAGCATCGTTTGAAGAAATATTGAACACGCCGATTCTCGGCAACACGGACGGCTTTGATGTCAGACTGCGCGATGTCGCCCGTGTCGAAAGAGGCAGAGAAGACGTCAGGCTTATTGTGAGAAATAACGGTCAAAACGGCGCGATTCTGTCGGTCCGGAAGTCGGGTCAGGCCGATCTGCTTGATACGGTGGAAAGGGTTCATCGCTTGCTTGAGAGCGAAGAGTTACCCGACGGTGTAAGCCAATCCGTTCTTGTCGACCAGTCCACGTTGACGAGAGATCGTATCTCTCTTCTCGCCGGAAACGCAGCGATGGGATTCGTTCTTGTGCTGCTTGTTCTCATGTATTTCCTCGATCGTACGACTGCTCTCTGGACGGCCTTCGGAATTCCCGTCACTCTTCTGGGCATGATCGTTTTTCTGAAGTTCAACGATATCTCGATCAATCTGATCTCACTTGCCGGATTTATTATTCTAATCGGAATGCTTGTGGACGATGCCGTCGTCATAGCAGAACAATATCGCTCCAATCGCGAAAACGGTATGGAGCCGCGCGAGGCGGCCACTCAATCCGTCACGCGTATGTTCCTGCCGGTGCTTGCCAGCTCGGCGACGACGATGATCGCCTTTGCGCCTCTCTTTATGATAGGCGGATTCCCTGGAGCCTTTATCTGGACGATTCCGCTCATGATCATCGTAGGATTGACCATATCTCTGCTCGAAAGCTTCTTCTTTTTACCTGTTCACCTTGCTCATGCAAGGCAGAGGGCTCCGCGGCAGAATCGCCTCATGCCTCTGCTTGAAAGGCTTTATCGGCAGTCTCTGGAATTCTTTATACGGCATCGTTATCGGGCCATGGGCGTTTTTCTCCTGATGCTCGTAACATCTCTCGTCACGCTCAGGCTTTCGGTGCGAAAAGATCCGTTTCCGCAAGACGCGGCCGATACATTCTCGATTTCCATTACTCTGCCGGCCGGAGCGACGATCATGCAGGCACAGGCAGAGATGGAAAGCCTTGAGGCAATTTTGCGAGAAAGAATCGGGCCAGACCTCAAAGGAACGAGCATCCGCATTGGAACGCAGATAGAAGACTCTACCGTCGACCGCGGCGCACAGAGCAACCTCATCGTCGCCCTCGTCTATCTTATATCGTACGAAGAGCGGGACCGTACTGCCGAGACGATCATGAACGATCTGCACGATCCTCTTAAAGACCTGGCACGGAAAAACGGGATGCAGTATGCTCTCAATCTGAAACGCCTCGGCCCTCCGATGGGCCGGGCCATTGAGATTCGACTGCTTTCAGATGATGACGTTAGCCGAACGACAAAGGCCCGAGAGATCATGACCTATCTCGAAAGCATTCCCGGCGTTACTCATGTCGAGCTTGATGAACGTGAAGGACTTCGCGAGACCGAGCTCGTCCTCAATCAGGGATTACTCAGCGCAGCCGGGCTTCACAATCAGGATATCCTGACCTCGCTGCGCATAGCGCTCGATGGAACGATCGTTTCCCGTATTAGAGAAAGCGATATGGACATCCGCCTTAAACTCAATCGCAGGATTAATGAAAGCGGCGATTTCATCAAAAAGATTCCCGTGATTAACAGGCTTGGTATCGTCGTTCCTCTGGAGCGTTTTGTGACCGCCGGCGAAGGTCGATCGCCAGCCAGTATCACCCACGTCAACGCTATGCGTTCTACGACGGTTCTCGGCAATGTGGATAACCGAATCATATCGCCGACCGACATCATGGACATTGTAAATCAGAAGTTTTCTCGTGCCGATGGGGTGCTTCTTGAATTCTCGGGTCAGCCGGTCGAAACATCATTAATCTTCGCCGGTCTTAGCTCGGCCTCTGTCGTTGCTCTGATCGGCATCTATCTTATTATTGCGCTGATCTTCAATTCATATACGAAGCCTTTTATCATCCTGCTTTCTCTTCCGTTTATGGCCATCGGAATCGCCTTCGTATTGATCAGCCATGACGTTCCCGGGTCGATGATGGTCGGAGTAGCCGTCGTCGGTCTGATGGGCGTCGTCGTGAACGCATCGATCGTAATGGTCGATACGATCCTGACCGATACGCAAGCGGCCACACCGGGAGAGATTCCGGGCAAACAGATCGTGATCGAAGGAGCCGTCTCGCGTCTTCGTCCCATTGTGCTGACTACAGCGACGACGGTGCTTGGCGTGTTGCCAACCGGCTATGGAATCGGCGGATACGATCCCTTCCTGTCGCATATGTCCCTGGTGCTCGCCTACGGGCTCGGCTTTGCCACGATCATTATCCTGATTATTATACCGCTGCTTTTTATGATCGGAACGGACATCCGCGGAATGCTGGATAGACGAAAGAGGAACGCCTTTTCCTTCTTGACAGCTCTGTTTGATCGGAAAGCCTTCTGACGTGTCCCTTGTTCGCATTCGTAATCTGAATACATGGTTTCCCGTGCGCAGCGGCGTCTTTCGCAGACGAACAGGCTGGGTCTACGCGCTGAACCATATCGATCTGAACATCGAGCCGGGCGAGGTGCTTGCCCTTGTAGGCGAATCGGGTTGCGGCAAAAGTACGCTCGGCAATTCCCTGCTCGGCCTTGTTCCACCTACATCCGGCACGATTGAATTCGACGGCAAGGCCATCGACATCGGCAAACCTTCGTCCTGGAACGACATCCGCACCGAGCTTCAGATCATCTTTCAGGACCCCTATTCGTCGCTCAATCCGCGACATACGGTTTTTCAGATTCTCGCCGAGCCGCTTCTTCTGCATAAGCAGGCGACGCGAAAGAACGTGCGCGAAAAGGTCGCCGAGCTGCTCTCACTTGTCAGATTGCCGGTCGACAGCATGGATCGTTATCCGCATGCCTTTTCGGGCGGCCAGCGTCAGCGCATCGGCATCGCCCGCGCCATCGGACTGCGTCCGAAGCTGATCGTATGCGACGAGGTCAGTTCGGCGCTCGACGTTTCGGTACAGGCGCAGATCGTCGAGCTGTTGCTTGATCTGAAGAAGCAGTTCGCCCTTTCCCTCCTTTTTATAACGCATGACCTTTCGCTTGTGCGTCACATAGCCGATCGCGTCGTCGTCATGTATGCGGGGCGTATCGTCGAAATGGCTCCGGTAGAGAAGATCTTTCAGGCGCCGGCGCATCCGTATACTCGAGCGCTGCTCGATGCCATCCCCGTTCTTGACAGGAATAAAAAGCCCGGCCTGCTTGAGGGCGAGGTTCCATCTGCAACCGTGCAGCATACAGGATGTGTCTTTCAAAGCCGCTGCGCCTATGTCCAGGATCGTTGCCGCAGCGAACGCCCGCCGTCCGGAGACGTAGAAAAAAAAGAACGCGTCGCCTGTTTCTTCCCTCTAAAGACCGTCTCTGCTTGAGTCAGAGGCTTCTGCTGTCGATGCCTGATAAAGAGGACGAATATGACTGCGAAACAACGCCTGATCCTTATATGTGCGATTCTGTCTCTCGGAGTCGTCGCCGTCGCGGCCGAGCATAAAGATCGACGCATCACCGTCTATGACGGCACCGGCATCGTCGAGCTTGCCGATCAGTATATCGGAACGCCATATAAGTTAGGAGGCAATACGCCGGCCGGTTTTGATTGCTCGGGTTTTACAAGCTTCGTCTACAGCAAGGCCGGCTACAAGCTCAGCCGCACCGCCGACGGCCAGTTCGCCGAGCTGCGACCGATCAAGCAGCCCGAGATCGGTGATCTCGTCTTCTTTCGCATCTCGGGCGATCGGATCTCGCATGTGGGCATCTATGTCGGCGATCTGAAATTCATCCATGCTCCTTCCAGCGGTAAAACGGTCGAATACGCCGATATGCGCATCGCCTACTGGAAAACTCGCTACGCCGGAGCAAGGTCAGTATTTCAGGAATAATCCGAAAAACCCTTGAAAGCTACGGCGCAGAACCGATGCAGGATGCATGATTGCAAACAGGCTGCAGGCCCTTGGCCTCACCCTTCCCGAAGCTCCGCGTCCCGTCGCCGCCTATATTCCCGCGAAACGCAGCGGCGACATCGTCTACCTGAGCGGCCAGCTTCCCATGAAATCGGGCGAACTCATGTTGAAAGGACCGCTTCGCGGTGAGGCGCAGATCGCCGGGGCACAGGCGGCGATGAAGCAATGCTTCTTGAACGCTCTCGCCGCCGCCACATCGGTCGTCTCTCTTGAAGAGATCAAAGGCGTTCTGAGGCTGGCCGCCTTCGTGGCCTCTGCGCCCGAGTTCACGTCACAACATCTTGTCGCCAACGGCGCCTCAGAACTTGCGCTTGAAATCTTCGGCGATGCAGGCCGCCACTGTCGCACTGCCGTCGGCGTTCCCTGTCTGCCTCTTGATGCCGCCGTCGAGCTTGAGGTGCAGTTTCTTTTATGAGCAAAACGAGCACGGCACAATCCATGAATACCACCGCCACGCTGATAGATACGGCCGAAGAAAAGCCGTACGAAACGGCTCTGCGATTCCTGATGCGGTGGATAACGGTCAGCATCGTCGGATGGTTTCGCATCT
This region of Leptonema illini DSM 21528 genomic DNA includes:
- a CDS encoding C40 family peptidase, whose translation is MTAKQRLILICAILSLGVVAVAAEHKDRRITVYDGTGIVELADQYIGTPYKLGGNTPAGFDCSGFTSFVYSKAGYKLSRTADGQFAELRPIKQPEIGDLVFFRISGDRISHVGIYVGDLKFIHAPSSGKTVEYADMRIAYWKTRYAGARSVFQE
- a CDS encoding ABC transporter ATP-binding protein, translated to MSLVRIRNLNTWFPVRSGVFRRRTGWVYALNHIDLNIEPGEVLALVGESGCGKSTLGNSLLGLVPPTSGTIEFDGKAIDIGKPSSWNDIRTELQIIFQDPYSSLNPRHTVFQILAEPLLLHKQATRKNVREKVAELLSLVRLPVDSMDRYPHAFSGGQRQRIGIARAIGLRPKLIVCDEVSSALDVSVQAQIVELLLDLKKQFALSLLFITHDLSLVRHIADRVVVMYAGRIVEMAPVEKIFQAPAHPYTRALLDAIPVLDRNKKPGLLEGEVPSATVQHTGCVFQSRCAYVQDRCRSERPPSGDVEKKERVACFFPLKTVSA
- a CDS encoding RidA family protein, which gives rise to MIANRLQALGLTLPEAPRPVAAYIPAKRSGDIVYLSGQLPMKSGELMLKGPLRGEAQIAGAQAAMKQCFLNALAAATSVVSLEEIKGVLRLAAFVASAPEFTSQHLVANGASELALEIFGDAGRHCRTAVGVPCLPLDAAVELEVQFLL
- a CDS encoding efflux RND transporter permease subunit, which translates into the protein MRSLLTFFLQRPMVVTISMLALLLIGFQSLVTSRKEGFPEISLNRIVVRTLYPGASARDVESEVTDLIEEELQEVEGIKEILSYSEENISRIEVRGKEELKPEQFRRLYSDVENAIGRIDDLPDGIRGRPAIDDVTTADIPILEIAYSGSPDALTVYLEGLERRLRRIPGVSGIDIAGLPDEEIHVLIDAALARKHHVDLRMISKALAQRNITGSGGILYNPDEEQKITISQGLASFEEILNTPILGNTDGFDVRLRDVARVERGREDVRLIVRNNGQNGAILSVRKSGQADLLDTVERVHRLLESEELPDGVSQSVLVDQSTLTRDRISLLAGNAAMGFVLVLLVLMYFLDRTTALWTAFGIPVTLLGMIVFLKFNDISINLISLAGFIILIGMLVDDAVVIAEQYRSNRENGMEPREAATQSVTRMFLPVLASSATTMIAFAPLFMIGGFPGAFIWTIPLMIIVGLTISLLESFFFLPVHLAHARQRAPRQNRLMPLLERLYRQSLEFFIRHRYRAMGVFLLMLVTSLVTLRLSVRKDPFPQDAADTFSISITLPAGATIMQAQAEMESLEAILRERIGPDLKGTSIRIGTQIEDSTVDRGAQSNLIVALVYLISYEERDRTAETIMNDLHDPLKDLARKNGMQYALNLKRLGPPMGRAIEIRLLSDDDVSRTTKAREIMTYLESIPGVTHVELDEREGLRETELVLNQGLLSAAGLHNQDILTSLRIALDGTIVSRIRESDMDIRLKLNRRINESGDFIKKIPVINRLGIVVPLERFVTAGEGRSPASITHVNAMRSTTVLGNVDNRIISPTDIMDIVNQKFSRADGVLLEFSGQPVETSLIFAGLSSASVVALIGIYLIIALIFNSYTKPFIILLSLPFMAIGIAFVLISHDVPGSMMVGVAVVGLMGVVVNASIVMVDTILTDTQAATPGEIPGKQIVIEGAVSRLRPIVLTTATTVLGVLPTGYGIGGYDPFLSHMSLVLAYGLGFATIIILIIIPLLFMIGTDIRGMLDRRKRNAFSFLTALFDRKAF
- a CDS encoding MarR family winged helix-turn-helix transcriptional regulator, translated to MMKAPLLLPGDLLMNRITGNVLIAGHEISPDTIELMFRTASFTGLFSAYLERHFQRYGLSQPGFMLLLLLHTQSEETWTAARLADTLGVRAPTMTGILDTLQKQGFIERQPSQHDRRKNSIVLTSTGRKKLKRILPDHFRRIQAAFGRLATPEFRESCQAVFLQLEAAATELAGNN